The following proteins are encoded in a genomic region of Bacillus sp. FJAT-22090:
- the queD gene encoding 6-carboxytetrahydropterin synthase QueD, whose protein sequence is MSNFRIVERLQKINEDIQMSQLKYHSKRVLVSKEFTFDAAHHLHNYEGKCKNLHGHTYRAVLGVSGYTDDRGLMIDFGDIKEIWKQKIEIDLDHRYLNETLPSMNTTAENIVVWIYEKLAEALFEAERYNGARVEFIRLYETPTSYAEVRREWMEVE, encoded by the coding sequence ATGTCTAATTTTAGAATTGTCGAGAGGCTCCAAAAAATAAATGAAGATATCCAAATGAGCCAATTAAAGTATCATTCAAAGCGTGTTCTCGTAAGTAAAGAATTTACCTTTGATGCTGCCCATCATTTACATAACTATGAGGGGAAATGTAAAAATCTACATGGCCATACATATCGAGCTGTTTTAGGGGTAAGTGGATACACGGATGATCGCGGCTTGATGATTGATTTTGGCGATATAAAAGAAATATGGAAACAAAAAATAGAAATTGATTTGGATCATCGTTATTTAAATGAGACTCTTCCATCGATGAATACGACAGCAGAGAACATCGTTGTTTGGATTTACGAAAAGCTGGCTGAAGCACTGTTTGAAGCAGAACGGTATAATGGTGCGCGTGTAGAATTTATCAGATTGTATGAAACTCCGACAAGCTATGCTGAAGTGAGACGGGAGTGGATGGAAGTTGAGTAA
- a CDS encoding YqhG family protein: MYPQEVHRYLQKFFTENNCQIIQNHDYYMTVQLTVDMDKKIMNRPYYWQYLESINGVPCPAQLTLITDQNKLVEKIKGEVVHFGSPRLNQIFQTTRRMGSFVHMYEKIDNTEARTILTPWLGVNYKISYYCDQTKEMLHSLGINLMTGSIIDHFQESLTGLELETTSSQNTFNLPYIIKPLRALERLEEIIDHLIQQDDHTWAEEAKQRWQKDLEVLEYFYEGVTVKPECYEMEKKALQEQYEPRIKIEIINGGLFYVK; encoded by the coding sequence ATGTACCCACAAGAAGTTCACCGTTATTTACAGAAATTTTTTACGGAAAATAACTGTCAAATCATCCAAAACCATGATTATTACATGACGGTCCAATTAACGGTAGATATGGATAAAAAAATTATGAATCGCCCCTATTATTGGCAATACCTAGAAAGTATAAACGGGGTGCCATGTCCAGCTCAACTAACCTTAATTACAGATCAAAATAAGCTTGTTGAAAAGATTAAAGGGGAGGTTGTCCACTTTGGTTCTCCCAGACTAAATCAAATTTTTCAAACAACCAGACGGATGGGTTCATTTGTGCATATGTATGAGAAAATAGATAACACAGAGGCAAGAACGATATTAACTCCTTGGTTAGGAGTAAATTATAAAATATCGTATTACTGTGATCAAACGAAGGAAATGCTTCATTCTTTAGGCATAAACTTGATGACCGGTAGTATTATCGATCATTTTCAGGAATCGCTAACAGGACTTGAATTAGAAACAACTTCGTCTCAAAATACATTTAACCTACCTTATATTATCAAACCACTCCGTGCACTTGAACGATTAGAAGAGATTATTGATCATCTCATACAACAGGATGATCACACTTGGGCGGAAGAAGCGAAACAAAGATGGCAAAAGGACTTGGAAGTACTAGAATATTTCTATGAAGGGGTTACCGTTAAACCGGAATGTTATGAGATGGAGAAAAAAGCACTACAAGAACAATACGAGCCTAGGATAAAAATAGAAATTATTAATGGCGGATTATTTTACGTTAAATAA
- a CDS encoding iron-containing alcohol dehydrogenase produces the protein MSEKITLPPVSYTGWGSLSHLLEEVNRFNSKKILVITDPFLKEIGLTDQVVAPLEEAGYVMEIYTEVVPEPPLAIGEKLVAYTRDNEFDMVIGIGGGSALDLTKLAGVLAAHDGNVADYLNLTGTKKVTKKGLPSILIPTTSGTGSEVTNISVLSLETTKDVVTHDYLLADVAIVDPALTISLPPKVTAATGVDALTHAVEAYISKNASPISDALALQAIRLISNSIRTAVSNGEDKQARTDMSYGSYLAGLAFFNAGVAGVHALAYPIGGQFHVAHGDSNAVLLPYVMGYIRQSCEKRMKDIFEAMGFSSTNLSQEEASYKCVAELKRLVEDVNIPSTLKGFNITEDAIDSLTNDAVEQKRILARSPMPLLKEDIYTIYKAAFDGVVVEK, from the coding sequence ATGTCTGAAAAAATTACATTACCTCCAGTTAGTTATACTGGATGGGGTTCACTTTCTCATCTATTAGAAGAAGTAAATCGCTTTAATTCAAAAAAAATTCTCGTTATTACGGACCCTTTTTTAAAGGAGATTGGCTTAACTGATCAAGTAGTTGCTCCACTTGAAGAAGCAGGTTACGTGATGGAAATATACACAGAGGTTGTACCAGAGCCACCTTTAGCTATTGGTGAAAAACTAGTCGCTTACACTCGTGACAATGAATTTGATATGGTTATCGGAATTGGCGGCGGAAGCGCACTAGACTTAACAAAGCTTGCAGGTGTGTTAGCAGCACATGACGGGAACGTTGCAGATTATTTAAATTTGACTGGCACAAAAAAAGTGACAAAAAAAGGGCTCCCTTCTATCTTAATCCCTACTACATCGGGGACTGGTTCAGAAGTGACAAATATTTCTGTTCTATCTTTGGAAACTACAAAAGACGTAGTAACACACGACTATTTGTTAGCAGACGTGGCAATTGTCGATCCTGCTTTAACTATTTCTTTACCACCAAAAGTTACTGCTGCAACTGGAGTAGATGCATTAACACATGCAGTAGAAGCGTATATTTCTAAAAACGCTAGTCCTATCTCGGATGCATTGGCGCTACAAGCAATTCGTTTAATCAGCAACTCAATTAGAACTGCTGTATCAAACGGCGAGGACAAGCAAGCTCGAACTGATATGAGCTATGGAAGTTACTTAGCAGGTCTCGCTTTCTTCAACGCAGGTGTTGCGGGTGTTCATGCATTAGCCTATCCAATCGGCGGACAATTCCATGTTGCACATGGGGACTCAAATGCCGTTTTACTTCCATATGTAATGGGCTATATTCGCCAAAGCTGTGAAAAACGAATGAAAGATATATTCGAAGCGATGGGCTTTAGCTCTACAAATCTATCTCAAGAAGAAGCATCTTATAAATGTGTAGCGGAGTTGAAACGTCTTGTAGAAGATGTGAACATTCCATCTACTTTAAAAGGCTTTAACATTACAGAAGATGCAATAGATAGCTTAACTAACGATGCCGTCGAGCAAAAACGCATCCTTGCTCGTAGCCCAATGCCCTTATTAAAAGAAGACATTTATACGATATATAAAGCAGCTTTCGATGGGGTAGTTGTAGAGAAATAA
- a CDS encoding histidine phosphatase family protein, producing the protein MELLIIRHGQSEADLLGVHEGRADFSLTDLGEKQAKKMAAFVATHFPPDIILSSPLKRAKSTALTLQEEVGCVLIEDKDLMEFNNGVLAGLSRVAAIKYPLPPNGRPAHIPIENGESELEFRFRAERIFHKITNEYQEYKRVAIVSHGGLISQFLKAFLQQSNTSNFVYATGDTGIHLLEIKENVRVIRFLNNQAHLS; encoded by the coding sequence TTGGAATTACTAATAATAAGGCACGGCCAATCAGAAGCAGACTTGTTAGGTGTGCATGAGGGAAGAGCGGATTTTTCTTTAACCGATCTAGGAGAGAAACAAGCAAAGAAAATGGCCGCTTTTGTAGCAACACACTTTCCTCCAGACATTATCTTATCAAGCCCATTAAAAAGAGCGAAAAGCACAGCCTTAACACTTCAAGAAGAAGTAGGATGTGTATTAATCGAGGATAAAGACTTAATGGAATTTAATAATGGTGTACTTGCTGGACTTTCAAGAGTGGCTGCTATTAAATATCCCTTACCTCCCAATGGAAGACCTGCTCATATTCCGATTGAGAATGGAGAATCAGAGTTGGAATTTCGTTTTCGAGCAGAAAGGATATTTCATAAAATAACAAATGAATACCAAGAGTACAAGCGGGTGGCGATTGTCTCTCATGGTGGACTAATCTCCCAATTTCTTAAAGCATTTCTTCAGCAGTCAAATACCAGTAATTTTGTATATGCTACTGGAGATACGGGTATACATTTATTGGAGATTAAAGAGAATGTGAGAGTTATTAGATTTTTAAATAATCAGGCGCACTTAAGTTAA
- a CDS encoding GNAT family N-acetyltransferase has product MITEIVVEELLEADKARVQKLLIESYQQYENGFDDPKFWESYLKDIITSLDSTDVDRILIARDDQEILGETAEKAYSGHPVHINAPFIRLLGVHPNARGRGVAQKLLNACVDYAKEKNAKSIYLFTGDPMIKAIQLYEYYGFVRDIEEENKLGGMEGAKCYRFDL; this is encoded by the coding sequence ATGATTACTGAAATCGTTGTAGAAGAATTACTAGAAGCCGATAAAGCAAGAGTTCAGAAACTATTGATAGAGAGTTACCAACAATATGAAAATGGTTTCGATGACCCTAAATTTTGGGAGAGCTACTTAAAAGATATTATTACTTCTTTGGATAGTACGGATGTGGATCGAATATTAATTGCGAGAGACGACCAGGAAATACTAGGGGAAACGGCTGAAAAAGCATATTCGGGGCACCCCGTTCATATTAATGCACCTTTCATACGTTTATTGGGAGTTCATCCGAATGCTAGAGGACGTGGAGTTGCACAAAAATTATTAAATGCTTGTGTAGATTATGCAAAAGAAAAAAATGCGAAAAGTATTTATTTGTTTACGGGCGATCCAATGATAAAAGCCATTCAATTATATGAGTATTATGGATTTGTAAGAGATATTGAGGAAGAAAATAAACTAGGTGGCATGGAAGGTGCAAAATGTTATCGTTTTGACCTATAG
- a CDS encoding alpha/beta fold hydrolase, which yields MILHTRTRGNGEPIVFLHTGLQTGLTDFEFQREYFSKDFQVLSPDLRGHGQSISNDIQNFFEDSARDLFETIEHYKLKAIHLVGCSLGALVAIKFAQLYPERLYTLTVSGITPVKPDNWLELHKEDVDSQKNVMKSEEANNYFNQLHSSDWKQFILKGRNEGWYPFDDVKSMHEFDFPVLFIVGERNPHETVGATIYPKANKNVHVAIVPFAGHLVHTEQPEIYTSIVEEFIKQT from the coding sequence GTGATACTACATACACGTACTAGAGGTAATGGGGAACCAATCGTGTTTTTACATACTGGTCTACAGACAGGATTGACAGACTTTGAGTTTCAAAGAGAGTATTTCAGTAAAGATTTTCAAGTTTTATCACCGGATTTAAGAGGACACGGGCAATCTATTTCGAATGATATACAAAATTTTTTCGAGGATTCTGCGAGAGATCTATTCGAAACGATTGAACATTATAAACTAAAAGCTATCCATTTAGTAGGATGTTCATTGGGGGCTTTAGTTGCTATTAAGTTTGCTCAGCTATATCCTGAGAGACTTTACACATTAACTGTTTCGGGAATTACGCCAGTGAAACCGGATAATTGGTTAGAGCTTCATAAAGAAGATGTGGATTCTCAAAAGAATGTAATGAAGAGCGAAGAAGCAAATAATTATTTTAACCAATTACATTCTTCCGACTGGAAACAATTCATTTTAAAGGGGAGAAATGAAGGTTGGTATCCATTCGATGATGTTAAATCAATGCACGAATTTGATTTTCCGGTCCTATTCATCGTTGGAGAAAGAAACCCACACGAAACGGTTGGTGCAACAATATATCCAAAAGCTAATAAAAATGTACATGTGGCAATCGTTCCCTTTGCGGGCCATTTGGTGCATACAGAACAACCAGAAATATACACTAGTATAGTAGAAGAATTTATAAAACAAACATAA
- a CDS encoding aldehyde dehydrogenase family protein — protein MEKQFYVNGEWKSSEKLADLHSPHTKEVIAQIPQATREEVEQAIDFAYDARKQMAELTAYQRAAILEHITQLFIDNRKKAAEIISFEAAKPMKYALAEIDRTIETYKFAAEEAKRLTGELIPMDAAKNGANRFGYTIEQPIGVIGAITPFNFPQNLVAHKVGPAIAAGNTIVLKPASQTPLSALFLAELIDQTALPKGAFNVVTGGGKTIGDALVESDKVKMITFTGSPAVGKGIRDKAGLKKVALELGSNAGLIIDKNVDLSQIVPKCVMGAFSNQGQVCISLQRTYVMDELFEEFIQQFSSSTKELVIGNPLEETTDIAAMINPGEQERALSWVQEAVEHGAEIIAGGTTENGVFMPTILTNVSPTSKVSCQEVFAPIVVVNRITSIEEGIHAINDSNYGLQAGIFTNDIQTAFKASKELEVGGVMINDIPTYRIDQMPYGGVKESGTGKEGLKYAIHEMTETKLVVWNQQ, from the coding sequence ATGGAAAAGCAATTTTACGTAAATGGTGAATGGAAGTCTTCAGAAAAACTAGCTGACCTCCACTCCCCACATACTAAAGAAGTGATTGCACAAATACCACAAGCAACTCGTGAAGAAGTAGAACAAGCAATCGACTTTGCATACGATGCCAGAAAACAAATGGCTGAACTTACTGCTTACCAACGTGCTGCAATTTTAGAGCATATTACACAATTGTTTATTGATAACCGCAAAAAAGCAGCTGAGATTATTTCTTTTGAAGCGGCGAAGCCGATGAAATATGCATTAGCAGAGATTGACCGCACAATTGAAACTTATAAATTTGCAGCTGAAGAAGCAAAACGATTAACTGGTGAATTGATTCCGATGGACGCTGCAAAAAATGGTGCAAATCGTTTTGGCTACACAATTGAACAGCCAATTGGAGTGATCGGTGCCATTACACCTTTCAATTTCCCACAAAACTTAGTAGCACATAAAGTAGGACCTGCAATTGCTGCTGGCAATACAATTGTCCTAAAGCCAGCATCACAAACTCCCCTTTCTGCTCTATTTTTAGCTGAATTGATTGATCAAACCGCTTTACCTAAAGGTGCATTCAACGTTGTAACAGGTGGCGGTAAAACAATTGGAGACGCACTAGTGGAAAGTGACAAAGTGAAAATGATTACATTTACAGGTAGCCCTGCAGTCGGAAAAGGTATCCGTGATAAAGCAGGATTGAAAAAAGTAGCACTCGAACTAGGTTCCAACGCAGGATTGATTATAGACAAGAACGTGGATTTATCGCAGATCGTACCAAAATGTGTCATGGGCGCATTTTCAAACCAAGGGCAAGTATGTATTTCCTTGCAACGCACGTATGTAATGGATGAATTATTCGAAGAATTTATCCAACAATTTTCGTCATCTACAAAAGAACTTGTGATTGGAAATCCGCTAGAAGAAACAACAGACATAGCAGCCATGATCAATCCAGGTGAGCAGGAAAGAGCATTGAGCTGGGTACAGGAAGCAGTAGAGCATGGCGCGGAAATAATTGCGGGAGGCACTACTGAAAATGGTGTTTTCATGCCAACCATTTTAACAAATGTATCCCCCACTTCAAAAGTTTCCTGTCAGGAAGTCTTTGCACCAATCGTTGTTGTAAACCGAATTACTTCTATTGAAGAAGGTATTCACGCTATCAACGATTCAAACTATGGTTTACAAGCTGGTATTTTTACGAACGATATCCAAACAGCCTTTAAAGCTTCTAAAGAATTAGAAGTTGGAGGTGTAATGATTAACGATATCCCAACGTACCGTATCGACCAAATGCCTTATGGCGGAGTAAAAGAAAGCGGTACAGGTAAAGAGGGCCTAAAGTATGCAATACATGAAATGACTGAAACCAAACTAGTAGTTTGGAATCAACAATAG
- the queE gene encoding 7-carboxy-7-deazaguanine synthase QueE — translation MSKVPVMEIFGPTIQGEGMVVGQKTMFVRTAGCDYSCSWCDSSFTWDGSGKHLIVQMTADEIWSELKRLGGSGFSFVTISGGNPALLRNLDALIALLKENDIKIGVETQGSRWQEWLYEIDELTISPKPPSSGMTTDFSVLSDIIGKLKIRNSEQHISLKIVVFNQEDYEYAKQVHRRYPTIPFYLQVGNDDITTTDNPRLISHLLEKYQALIDRVIADAELKDVKVLPQLHALVWGNKRGV, via the coding sequence TTGAGTAAGGTACCTGTTATGGAGATTTTTGGACCAACTATTCAAGGTGAAGGAATGGTAGTGGGACAGAAGACCATGTTTGTACGGACTGCCGGCTGTGACTATTCCTGTTCCTGGTGTGATTCATCTTTTACGTGGGATGGTAGCGGCAAACATCTTATTGTCCAAATGACAGCAGATGAGATTTGGTCAGAGTTGAAACGTCTTGGGGGTAGTGGTTTTTCATTTGTCACGATTTCAGGAGGAAACCCAGCACTCCTTCGTAACTTGGATGCACTCATTGCTCTATTAAAAGAAAACGACATAAAAATTGGAGTAGAGACACAGGGAAGCAGATGGCAGGAATGGTTATACGAAATCGATGAACTGACGATTTCACCAAAACCGCCAAGCTCTGGAATGACTACGGACTTTTCGGTGCTCTCGGATATCATTGGAAAACTTAAAATTCGAAATAGCGAGCAGCATATATCTCTTAAAATAGTCGTTTTCAATCAAGAGGATTATGAATATGCCAAGCAAGTTCACCGTCGATACCCGACGATTCCTTTTTACCTACAAGTAGGAAATGACGATATCACAACGACTGATAACCCTCGACTAATCAGCCATTTATTAGAGAAGTACCAAGCTCTGATTGATAGGGTGATAGCAGATGCGGAATTAAAAGACGTCAAAGTTCTGCCACAGTTACATGCTCTTGTATGGGGAAATAAAAGAGGGGTATAG
- a CDS encoding DEAD/DEAH box helicase — translation MIIERSSEWKEGFIDRLENREPWDNWTLYNMSYEVMKANLITDFLGLQSPKYLPNLTPLNHQLDVAETVIERMNGKAILADEVGLGKTIEAGLILKEYLIRGLVKKALILAPASLINQWIEELNYKFYIPAIAYKKNYSLDHYEVVVMSMDTAKKSPHKELIYEQDYDMIIIDEAHKLKNHKTKIYEFVQGLKKKFCLLLTATPIQNDIFELFYLISLLKPGHLGNYETFQSEFSASKHNLEHDEYLRELVNQVMVRNRRHDTGIEWTNRKVEIIPIQFSKEEKEVYDMILELKNISPIFSGAFSMITLQKEMCSSKEATYLTLNKMLQKCTEPEEISYIEEIIQKLSELEINSKAEKVYEIISKANDKVIVFTEYRASQVYLQWYLQSKGITSVPFNGKFNKSKRDWMKHLFKEKAQVLIATESGGEGINLQFCHHVINYDLPWNPMKLEQRIGRVHRLGQEHDVHIYNLAIDNTIEKNILDLLYVKIDVFEKAVGELDDILSTFKKTI, via the coding sequence ATGATAATAGAAAGGTCGTCTGAGTGGAAAGAAGGCTTTATAGATAGATTGGAAAATCGTGAACCTTGGGATAATTGGACATTATACAATATGAGTTACGAAGTGATGAAGGCTAATCTGATTACAGATTTTTTAGGTCTTCAATCTCCTAAGTACTTACCTAATTTAACACCCCTTAATCATCAATTAGATGTTGCGGAAACGGTCATCGAAAGGATGAATGGAAAAGCGATTCTTGCAGACGAGGTGGGACTTGGTAAAACCATTGAAGCGGGTTTGATATTAAAAGAGTATCTTATACGGGGACTTGTAAAAAAAGCGTTGATCTTAGCTCCAGCGTCACTTATTAATCAATGGATTGAAGAGTTAAATTATAAATTTTACATCCCCGCTATTGCTTATAAAAAAAATTATTCATTAGATCATTATGAAGTAGTGGTAATGAGTATGGATACCGCCAAGAAAAGCCCACATAAAGAACTTATCTATGAGCAGGATTATGACATGATTATTATTGATGAGGCGCACAAATTAAAAAACCATAAAACAAAAATTTACGAATTTGTCCAAGGTTTAAAGAAAAAATTCTGCTTATTGTTAACTGCTACACCAATTCAAAATGATATCTTTGAACTTTTTTATCTTATTTCTTTACTGAAACCAGGACATCTTGGTAATTATGAGACCTTTCAATCGGAGTTCTCTGCGAGCAAACATAACTTAGAGCACGATGAATATTTAAGAGAATTGGTCAATCAAGTTATGGTGCGAAATAGAAGACATGATACTGGAATTGAATGGACAAATCGAAAAGTTGAAATTATTCCTATTCAGTTTTCCAAAGAGGAAAAAGAAGTGTACGACATGATTTTAGAGCTTAAAAATATTTCGCCAATTTTTTCAGGTGCTTTTTCTATGATCACGCTGCAAAAGGAAATGTGTAGCAGTAAGGAAGCAACCTATTTGACGTTAAATAAAATGCTTCAAAAATGTACGGAACCAGAAGAGATTAGTTATATAGAAGAAATCATTCAAAAACTTAGTGAATTGGAAATAAATTCGAAAGCAGAAAAGGTGTATGAAATCATTTCAAAGGCAAATGATAAGGTCATCGTCTTTACAGAATATAGAGCGAGCCAGGTTTATCTACAATGGTACTTACAATCTAAAGGCATTACAAGCGTTCCCTTTAACGGAAAGTTTAACAAATCGAAGCGAGATTGGATGAAGCATTTATTTAAAGAAAAAGCACAAGTATTGATTGCGACGGAATCTGGAGGAGAAGGTATTAACCTACAGTTCTGTCACCATGTCATCAATTATGATCTTCCCTGGAACCCGATGAAGTTAGAGCAGCGAATTGGGCGTGTCCATCGTTTAGGGCAGGAACACGACGTCCATATATATAACTTAGCCATCGATAACACAATTGAGAAGAATATATTAGATTTGTTGTATGTAAAAATTGATGTATTTGAAAAAGCCGTAGGTGAGTTAGATGACATTTTATCTACTTTTAAAAAAACCATATAA
- the tlp gene encoding small acid-soluble spore protein Tlp, whose protein sequence is MSKNIPKPDDRSDNVEKLQDMVKNTKDNMEAAEELMPYLDGNEREAIKQKNARREESLEGFRKEILDEAKARKNGYS, encoded by the coding sequence ATGAGTAAAAACATTCCAAAGCCAGATGATCGTTCAGATAATGTAGAAAAGCTTCAAGATATGGTGAAAAATACAAAAGATAATATGGAAGCAGCTGAAGAATTAATGCCTTATCTTGATGGCAATGAACGAGAGGCAATTAAACAGAAGAATGCACGACGTGAAGAGAGTCTTGAAGGTTTTCGAAAAGAAATTTTAGATGAAGCCAAGGCACGAAAAAACGGTTATTCATAA
- a CDS encoding VUT family protein produces MRILFYLLSIVTANVVTAAFAPLQFGMFIVPMGTLLIGATFIFRDLVQNKYGRAKTYLFIFIALALSAIVSFILGDTLLIVVASALSFVVAETADTEIYSRLKLPMAWRVFYSGIVGGFLDSVIFVIIGLSPLGANILPWEAVPAAILGQIIVKTIIQMLGALILNQVYVSKGKSIPSK; encoded by the coding sequence ATGAGAATATTATTCTATTTATTATCTATTGTCACAGCTAACGTGGTAACGGCAGCTTTTGCACCATTACAATTTGGGATGTTTATCGTTCCTATGGGAACTCTATTAATTGGAGCAACCTTCATTTTCCGAGATCTTGTGCAAAATAAATATGGTAGAGCAAAGACGTATTTATTTATTTTTATAGCTTTAGCATTATCTGCAATAGTTTCATTCATACTTGGTGATACACTATTGATTGTGGTAGCATCGGCACTTTCATTTGTTGTCGCTGAAACAGCTGATACGGAGATTTACTCTCGGTTGAAACTACCAATGGCTTGGCGTGTGTTCTATAGCGGAATCGTTGGTGGATTTCTTGATTCTGTCATTTTCGTTATAATTGGGTTGAGTCCACTAGGGGCTAATATACTTCCTTGGGAAGCCGTACCAGCCGCTATTTTGGGTCAAATTATCGTGAAGACTATTATTCAAATGTTAGGTGCACTAATCTTGAATCAAGTTTATGTAAGCAAGGGAAAAAGTATCCCTTCAAAATAA
- the queC gene encoding 7-cyano-7-deazaguanine synthase QueC translates to MKQEKAIIVFSGGQDSTTCLFWAKERFKDIEAVTFDYGQRHSLEIECGKEIAKDLGIKHHILDMSLLNQLAPNALTRDDIKVEDGEKGELPSTFVPGRNLLFLSFAGVLASQVGAKHIVTGVCETDFSGYPDCRDIFIKSLNVSLNLSMDASFVIDTPLMWLNKAQTWELADKLGALEFVRERTLTCYNGIKADGCGECPACKLRKKGLDEYLSFKKES, encoded by the coding sequence ATGAAACAGGAAAAAGCAATCATTGTGTTTAGCGGAGGTCAGGACAGTACCACTTGTCTGTTCTGGGCAAAAGAACGTTTTAAAGACATTGAAGCAGTGACTTTTGATTATGGGCAGAGGCATAGTTTGGAAATAGAATGTGGAAAGGAGATAGCAAAGGATCTTGGTATCAAGCACCACATTCTTGATATGTCGCTCTTAAATCAGCTTGCTCCAAATGCTTTGACTCGAGATGACATTAAGGTAGAAGACGGAGAAAAAGGGGAGCTGCCATCCACTTTTGTGCCTGGTCGAAATCTGCTCTTCCTTTCATTTGCAGGAGTTTTAGCAAGCCAAGTAGGAGCGAAGCATATCGTGACTGGGGTTTGTGAAACAGATTTTAGCGGATATCCTGATTGCCGAGATATTTTTATTAAATCCTTGAACGTATCGTTGAATTTATCAATGGATGCTTCCTTTGTAATTGATACACCGCTGATGTGGCTGAACAAGGCACAGACATGGGAACTTGCGGATAAGCTGGGGGCACTTGAGTTTGTTAGGGAAAGAACATTAACATGCTATAACGGTATAAAAGCAGATGGCTGTGGTGAATGCCCAGCGTGTAAGCTGCGAAAAAAAGGGCTTGATGAGTATTTAAGCTTCAAAAAGGAGTCCTAA
- the queF gene encoding preQ(1) synthase, translated as MSSRNHEESLKDLTLLGNQGVQYAFQYAPEVLESVDNLHSNRDYFVKFNCPEFTSLCPITNQPDFATMYISYVPDKKIVESKSLKLYLFSFRNHGDFHEDCVNIIMNDLIKLLDPRYIEVWGKFTPRGGISIDPWCNYGKPGTKYEEMANYRLMNHDLYPEKIDNR; from the coding sequence ATGTCTAGCCGAAATCATGAAGAAAGTTTAAAGGATTTGACACTGTTAGGAAATCAAGGTGTACAGTATGCATTTCAATATGCACCTGAGGTACTGGAGTCAGTAGATAATCTTCATTCCAATCGTGATTATTTTGTAAAATTTAATTGCCCAGAGTTCACTAGTTTATGCCCGATTACAAATCAGCCGGATTTTGCGACAATGTATATTTCATACGTACCGGATAAAAAGATCGTGGAAAGTAAGTCGCTAAAATTATACTTATTTAGTTTTAGAAACCATGGTGATTTCCATGAAGATTGCGTCAACATCATCATGAACGATTTAATTAAATTACTTGATCCTAGGTATATTGAAGTTTGGGGAAAATTCACACCTCGTGGGGGAATCTCGATTGATCCATGGTGCAACTATGGGAAACCGGGTACCAAATACGAAGAGATGGCAAATTATCGTTTGATGAACCATGATCTCTACCCAGAAAAAATAGATAATCGATAA